A stretch of Aeromicrobium tamlense DNA encodes these proteins:
- a CDS encoding ABC transporter ATP-binding protein has product MIDLSHVTLTFPDGASRVTAIDDASLRVEAGSTAGVTGPSGSGKSSLLAVASTLITPDRGTVTIDGVETTDLSLTEKAELRRTKIGLVFQQSNLLGSLTAYEQLLVMNELTTDPKRRAERHATRERAAELLDAVGLAGDRDKRPAQLSGGQRQRVNIARALMHRPSVLIVDEPTSALDQERGGQIVDLLLRLTEENHTATILVTHDQRILPRLTSAHRMVDGRLRALSASDR; this is encoded by the coding sequence ATGATCGACCTGTCCCACGTCACCCTGACCTTCCCCGACGGCGCCTCGCGCGTGACCGCGATCGACGACGCGAGCCTGCGCGTCGAGGCCGGAAGCACGGCCGGTGTCACCGGTCCCTCCGGCTCCGGGAAGTCCAGCCTGCTGGCCGTCGCGTCCACCCTGATCACCCCCGACCGGGGCACCGTGACCATCGACGGCGTCGAGACCACCGACCTCAGCCTGACCGAGAAGGCCGAGCTGCGGCGCACGAAGATCGGCCTGGTCTTCCAGCAGTCGAACCTGCTCGGCTCGCTGACGGCCTACGAGCAGCTGCTCGTGATGAACGAGCTGACGACCGATCCGAAGCGACGCGCCGAGCGACACGCCACCCGCGAGCGCGCCGCCGAGCTGCTGGACGCGGTCGGCCTCGCGGGCGACCGGGACAAGCGGCCCGCCCAGCTCTCCGGCGGGCAGCGCCAGCGCGTGAACATCGCCCGCGCGCTGATGCACCGTCCGTCGGTCCTCATCGTCGACGAGCCGACCAGCGCCCTGGACCAGGAGCGCGGCGGCCAGATCGTCGACCTGCTGCTTCGGCTGACCGAGGAGAACCACACCGCGACGATCCTGGTGACGCACGACCAGCGGATCCTGCCGCGCCTGACCAGCGCCCACCGCATGGTCGACGGGCGGCTGCGGGCCCTCAGCGCGTCGGATCGATGA
- a CDS encoding SDR family oxidoreductase, whose product MTIAVTGASGQLGRLVADQLLATVDPSEVVLLTRDPSKLATYAERGAIVREADFGLPDALVEALAGVDRMLLISTDIVGARLDGHLAAIDAASRAGVSHVAYTSIPEPTPDNPSGVVPDHAATEDALRASGLAWTMLRNNLYAEMQVDTIRQAAASGQLFVNTGDGGAAYVTRADCAAVAAAVLTGDGHEGEVYDVTGPAAITADDFAALAEQLAGRPIEVLNVDDEAYRGGLVAAGVPEEFAPLLVSFGTSIRLGKLARVTDVVERVGGSTPTPLADLVGAQG is encoded by the coding sequence ATGACCATCGCCGTCACCGGTGCCTCCGGCCAGCTCGGCCGCCTCGTCGCCGACCAGCTCCTCGCCACCGTCGATCCCTCCGAGGTCGTGCTGCTCACGCGCGACCCCTCCAAGCTCGCCACCTACGCCGAGCGCGGCGCGATCGTCCGCGAGGCCGACTTCGGCCTGCCCGACGCCCTCGTCGAGGCGCTCGCCGGCGTCGACCGGATGCTGCTGATCTCGACCGACATCGTGGGCGCCCGCCTCGACGGCCACCTGGCCGCGATCGACGCCGCCTCCCGTGCGGGTGTCAGCCACGTCGCCTACACGTCGATCCCGGAGCCGACGCCCGACAACCCGTCCGGCGTCGTGCCCGACCACGCCGCCACCGAGGACGCGCTGCGCGCCAGCGGCCTCGCGTGGACGATGCTGCGCAACAACCTCTACGCCGAGATGCAGGTCGACACGATCCGCCAGGCGGCCGCCAGCGGCCAGCTGTTCGTGAACACGGGCGACGGCGGCGCCGCCTACGTCACGCGCGCCGACTGTGCCGCGGTGGCCGCGGCCGTGCTGACTGGCGACGGCCACGAGGGCGAGGTCTACGACGTGACCGGTCCCGCCGCGATCACCGCGGACGACTTCGCCGCGCTCGCCGAGCAGCTCGCCGGCCGGCCGATCGAGGTGCTCAACGTCGACGACGAGGCCTACCGGGGCGGACTCGTCGCCGCAGGCGTCCCCGAGGAGTTCGCGCCGTTGCTCGTCTCCTTCGGCACGTCGATCCGCCTGGGCAAGCTGGCCCGGGTGACCGACGTCGTCGAGCGCGTCGGCGGCAGCACGCCCACGCCGTTGGCCGACCTCGTGGGCGCCCAGGGCTGA
- a CDS encoding RNA polymerase subunit sigma-70 gives MTRRKRMTMSVDTRVGERSDMTEVDEPTFSAMVERHRRELHVHCYRMLGSFEDAEDAVQETFLRAWRRRETYEGRSTFRAWLYRIATNAALDLIAKRRPEPATGGEVLWLQPYPDRLLDELRADESEEPETAAVARETIELAYIVALQHLAPRPRAALVLRDVIGWPAKDVAELLGDSVNSVNSALQRARAGMREHLPAERQDWTGGADDAQTREVVRRYSEACLATDIDAIAKMLRDDVRCSMPPTPGVQIGRDAVVADWTAGGFPEMRGLRIVPTSVNRQPAIGAYLWREADKAYLPLTVDVLRVEDGQIAEIVTFHDDQFPRLGLPERLEES, from the coding sequence ATGACGAGACGGAAGAGGATGACCATGAGTGTGGACACGCGAGTGGGGGAGCGGAGCGACATGACCGAGGTCGACGAGCCGACGTTCTCCGCGATGGTCGAACGGCACCGGCGAGAGCTGCACGTGCACTGCTACCGGATGCTCGGCTCGTTCGAGGACGCCGAGGACGCCGTGCAGGAGACGTTCCTGCGGGCGTGGCGACGGCGTGAGACCTACGAGGGGCGCTCCACGTTCCGCGCGTGGCTGTACCGGATCGCGACGAACGCGGCGCTCGACCTGATCGCGAAGCGGCGCCCCGAGCCCGCGACCGGTGGTGAGGTGCTGTGGCTGCAGCCGTACCCGGACCGGCTGCTCGACGAGCTGCGCGCGGACGAGTCCGAGGAGCCCGAGACGGCCGCGGTCGCCCGCGAGACGATCGAGCTCGCGTACATCGTCGCGCTCCAGCACCTGGCGCCGCGCCCGCGAGCCGCGCTGGTCCTGCGCGACGTGATCGGCTGGCCGGCGAAGGACGTCGCCGAGCTGCTGGGCGACTCGGTGAACTCCGTGAACAGCGCGCTCCAGCGGGCTCGCGCGGGGATGCGCGAGCACCTCCCCGCCGAGCGGCAGGACTGGACCGGCGGCGCCGACGACGCGCAGACACGCGAGGTCGTGCGCCGCTACAGCGAGGCCTGCCTCGCCACCGACATCGACGCGATCGCCAAGATGCTGCGCGACGACGTGCGGTGCTCCATGCCGCCGACGCCCGGTGTGCAGATCGGTCGCGACGCGGTCGTCGCCGACTGGACCGCGGGCGGGTTCCCGGAGATGCGAGGCCTGCGGATCGTGCCGACCTCGGTCAACCGGCAGCCCGCCATCGGCGCCTACCTCTGGCGCGAGGCCGACAAGGCGTACCTGCCGCTGACCGTCGACGTGCTGCGTGTCGAGGACGGGCAGATCGCCGAGATCGTCACCTTCCATGACGACCAGTTCCCGCGGCTGGGGCTGCCCGAGCGCCTGGAGGAGTCGTGA
- a CDS encoding Rrf2 family transcriptional regulator: protein MARSTNTQFAVAVHVLTYLAASAAAGRTTPVGSEELAGSTAVNPVHVRKVLGPLREAGLTASRPGAHGGWELAVDPAAVTLAQVWSALQGEDPVLGIHGPNPACPVGSSIQGVLVALERRVADAIVAELDSISLSDVLDEGGFDAADFAALDDIASA, encoded by the coding sequence GTGGCCCGTTCGACCAACACCCAGTTCGCGGTGGCAGTGCACGTCCTCACGTACCTCGCCGCCAGTGCTGCGGCGGGTCGCACCACCCCCGTCGGCTCCGAGGAGCTCGCCGGCAGCACGGCGGTGAACCCCGTCCACGTGCGCAAGGTGCTCGGCCCCCTGCGCGAGGCCGGTCTCACGGCGTCGCGGCCCGGCGCGCACGGCGGCTGGGAGCTGGCCGTCGACCCCGCCGCGGTCACGCTGGCCCAGGTCTGGAGCGCCCTGCAGGGCGAGGACCCGGTGCTCGGCATCCACGGTCCCAACCCGGCCTGCCCCGTCGGGAGCAGCATCCAGGGCGTGCTCGTCGCGCTGGAGCGACGCGTGGCCGACGCGATCGTCGCCGAGCTCGACTCGATCTCGCTGAGCGACGTCCTCGACGAGGGCGGGTTCGACGCTGCCGACTTCGCGGCGCTGGACGACATCGCCTCGGCCTAG
- a CDS encoding alcohol dehydrogenase catalytic domain-containing protein, giving the protein MRALVLDSARSRPEVRDVPEPSAPDGGVVVRVVATGLCRSDWHAWAGHDDGVAFPHVPGHELAGEIVELGPDVRDWQVGDRVTVPFVAGCGTCEWCLAGDAQVCPDQEQPGFTYGGSFAERVVVHAADTNLVRIPDSVDFATAASLGCRFATAYRALVGRSRVAEGEWVTVVGAGGVGLSSVMIARALGARVIAVDRNSEALAVATDLGAEHTLLADGRDIPSAVAELTGDGSHVAVDAVGSEQTCADAILSLRRRGRLAQVGLLPAIEGHPRVPMERVIGWELDLLGSHGMAAADYPGMMALIEQGALQPQRLIERTIGLEEAAELLPVFDRATLAGMTIIDPTR; this is encoded by the coding sequence ATGCGCGCGCTCGTCCTCGATTCCGCCCGGTCCCGTCCCGAGGTCCGCGACGTCCCCGAGCCCTCGGCGCCCGACGGCGGGGTCGTGGTGCGGGTCGTCGCGACCGGCCTGTGCCGCAGCGACTGGCACGCGTGGGCGGGGCACGACGACGGCGTCGCCTTCCCGCATGTGCCGGGCCACGAGCTGGCCGGGGAGATCGTCGAGCTCGGCCCCGACGTGCGCGACTGGCAGGTCGGCGACCGCGTCACCGTCCCGTTCGTCGCGGGCTGCGGCACGTGCGAATGGTGCCTCGCAGGCGACGCGCAGGTGTGCCCCGACCAGGAGCAGCCCGGCTTCACCTATGGGGGCTCGTTCGCCGAGCGGGTGGTCGTCCACGCCGCCGACACGAACCTCGTGCGCATCCCCGACTCGGTCGACTTCGCCACCGCGGCAAGTCTGGGTTGCCGGTTCGCCACCGCGTACCGGGCACTCGTCGGCCGGTCCCGCGTCGCCGAGGGCGAGTGGGTCACCGTGGTCGGCGCCGGGGGAGTCGGCCTGAGCTCGGTCATGATCGCCCGCGCGCTCGGCGCCCGGGTCATCGCGGTCGACCGGAACTCCGAGGCGCTCGCCGTCGCGACCGACCTCGGCGCCGAGCACACCCTCTTGGCCGACGGCCGCGACATTCCCTCCGCGGTCGCCGAGCTGACCGGAGACGGCAGCCACGTCGCGGTCGACGCCGTCGGCAGCGAGCAGACCTGCGCCGATGCGATCCTCAGCCTGCGCCGACGTGGTCGTCTCGCCCAGGTGGGACTCCTACCCGCCATCGAGGGGCACCCGCGCGTGCCGATGGAGCGCGTCATCGGCTGGGAGCTCGACCTCCTCGGCAGCCACGGCATGGCCGCTGCCGACTATCCGGGGATGATGGCCCTCATCGAGCAGGGCGCCCTCCAGCCCCAGCGACTCATCGAGCGCACCATCGGCCTCGAGGAGGCCGCCGAGCTGCTGCCGGTCTTCGACCGCGCGACGCTCGCCGGGATGACGATCATCGATCCGACGCGCTGA
- a CDS encoding alpha/beta fold hydrolase translates to MPEGIWWTSSGEGPAVVVPRLNVDWTAVDLSPLTDRFRVVIVSPRGFGPSERPGGYAMSGFVADIEQVLDHLDVDSYTAFGYSMNGVMAVRLALSSPRVVAVACGGFPLTADLAGMGDRARARNEAARHDPDAWAEVLATYDPVAAEAFWDDVAALPRNALADLDRPLRTWWGEEDALVASFLSPAELRSDLDARGIPYEAVPGLDHDGMLRRLDLVLPSVVDWLAVHLD, encoded by the coding sequence GTGCCCGAGGGAATCTGGTGGACGTCGTCCGGTGAGGGACCCGCCGTGGTCGTGCCGCGGCTCAACGTCGACTGGACCGCCGTCGACCTCTCTCCCCTGACCGACCGCTTCCGCGTAGTGATCGTGTCGCCGCGAGGCTTCGGTCCCAGCGAGCGGCCCGGCGGCTACGCGATGAGCGGCTTCGTCGCCGACATCGAGCAGGTCCTCGACCATCTGGACGTCGACTCGTACACCGCGTTCGGCTACTCGATGAACGGGGTCATGGCCGTGCGACTGGCGCTGAGCAGCCCGCGCGTCGTCGCCGTGGCGTGCGGTGGCTTCCCTCTCACCGCCGACCTCGCCGGCATGGGTGACCGGGCGCGCGCCCGCAACGAGGCGGCACGGCACGATCCCGATGCCTGGGCCGAGGTCCTCGCGACCTACGACCCCGTGGCGGCCGAGGCCTTCTGGGACGACGTCGCCGCGCTTCCGCGGAACGCGCTGGCCGACCTCGACCGCCCCCTCCGCACGTGGTGGGGAGAGGAGGACGCCCTGGTGGCGTCGTTCCTCTCCCCTGCCGAGCTCCGCAGCGATCTGGACGCACGCGGCATCCCGTACGAGGCCGTGCCGGGACTCGACCACGACGGTATGCTGCGGCGCCTGGACCTCGTCCTGCCGTCCGTCGTGGACTGGCTGGCCGTGCACCTCGACTAG
- a CDS encoding YdeI/OmpD-associated family protein, translated as MDVLEFADGQAWDTWREEHHDTATEAWLRIRRKHADLPLITIGDALDGALCHGWIDGLRRDAARRARVARGSPR; from the coding sequence ATGGACGTGCTGGAGTTCGCCGACGGGCAGGCGTGGGACACGTGGCGCGAGGAGCATCACGACACCGCGACGGAGGCCTGGCTGCGCATCCGACGCAAGCACGCCGACCTGCCGCTCATCACGATCGGCGACGCCCTCGACGGCGCACTGTGCCACGGCTGGATCGACGGGCTCCGGCGAGATGCGGCCAGGCGGGCTCGCGTCGCTCGAGGCAGCCCGCGCTGA
- a CDS encoding YdeI/OmpD-associated family protein: MRPGGLASLEAARADGRWASAYAPQSAGEVPPDLRAALAEVPGAATVFDRLGRTEQYDLVLPLLKARSAEARSRHVAAAVDRLRPD, encoded by the coding sequence ATGCGGCCAGGCGGGCTCGCGTCGCTCGAGGCAGCCCGCGCTGATGGCCGGTGGGCCTCCGCCTACGCGCCCCAGTCCGCGGGCGAGGTCCCGCCCGACCTCCGAGCGGCACTCGCCGAGGTCCCCGGGGCCGCGACCGTCTTCGACCGGCTCGGTCGCACCGAGCAGTACGACCTGGTGCTGCCACTGCTCAAGGCACGCAGCGCCGAAGCCCGGTCGCGTCACGTGGCGGCCGCGGTCGACCGACTCCGTCCCGACTAG
- a CDS encoding TetR/AcrR family transcriptional regulator, which produces MDARTPLTAESLTATAAGLADELGLDQVTVSEVARRVGVKPASVYFHLRGTDDLRGRVSTLALAELADRLGLALAGRADRDALGALVDTIRTYANEHPGRWEATQVRITAPDAEAPGGRVAALMLAVVRGYDLPEAELTHAVRLIGSTINGFVRLHVNGGFDRSEPDPEASWLRMTQALDSALTHWPTDEDTTR; this is translated from the coding sequence ATGGACGCCCGCACCCCGCTCACGGCCGAGTCGCTCACCGCGACGGCTGCCGGCCTCGCCGACGAGCTCGGCCTCGACCAGGTCACCGTCTCGGAGGTCGCCCGGCGCGTCGGTGTGAAGCCGGCCAGCGTGTACTTCCACCTCCGCGGCACCGACGACCTGCGAGGTCGGGTCAGCACGCTCGCCCTGGCCGAGCTCGCGGACCGGCTCGGGCTCGCTCTCGCCGGTCGCGCCGATCGTGACGCGCTGGGCGCCCTCGTCGACACGATCCGCACGTACGCGAACGAGCACCCGGGCCGATGGGAGGCCACGCAGGTCCGCATCACCGCCCCGGACGCCGAGGCCCCGGGTGGTCGCGTGGCCGCGCTGATGCTGGCGGTCGTGCGCGGCTACGACCTCCCCGAGGCGGAGCTGACCCATGCCGTCCGCCTGATCGGCAGCACGATCAACGGCTTCGTCCGCCTGCACGTGAACGGCGGCTTCGACCGCTCCGAGCCCGACCCGGAGGCGTCGTGGCTCCGCATGACCCAGGCGCTCGACAGCGCCCTGACCCACTGGCCCACCGACGAGGACACCACCCGATGA
- a CDS encoding SGNH/GDSL hydrolase family protein yields the protein MTDPDLHDVPLTGELFRGVVELEHTATGVQPHRLPAWARRQLPDPQLLMAEAQPSGVRLVMRTTASTIELTARPTRVGYVGAPARPAGVYELVVDGEPFGRASVDGGDLLMIDMTTGGREVTRGEPGTITFGDLPARSKTLELWLPHNELTELVSLRADAAVEPVGASGRRVWLHHGSSISHGSNALTPTGTWPAIAAASVGVDLVNLGFSGSALLDPATARTMRDLPADVISVKIGINLVNADLMRVRGFVAAVHGFLDTIREGHPHTPLLVVSPILCPIHEDTPGPGLPDPSTLGTDAVRFMATGDPADVAIGRLTLRVIREQLRQIVEARRVDDPHLYLLDGPSLYGEADAEAHPLPDALHPSAETHRLMGERFARLALAPGGPLG from the coding sequence ATGACCGACCCCGACCTGCACGACGTCCCCCTGACCGGCGAGCTGTTCCGCGGGGTGGTCGAGCTCGAGCACACCGCGACCGGCGTCCAGCCACACCGGCTGCCGGCGTGGGCACGGCGTCAGCTGCCCGACCCACAGCTGCTCATGGCCGAGGCCCAGCCGTCCGGTGTCCGCCTCGTCATGCGGACGACCGCGTCGACGATCGAGCTGACCGCCCGTCCGACGCGCGTCGGCTACGTCGGAGCGCCCGCACGCCCCGCGGGGGTGTACGAGCTCGTCGTCGACGGCGAGCCGTTCGGGCGTGCCTCGGTCGACGGCGGAGACCTGCTCATGATCGACATGACCACCGGTGGTCGCGAGGTCACGCGCGGCGAGCCGGGCACGATCACGTTCGGCGACCTCCCGGCGCGATCCAAGACGCTCGAGCTCTGGCTGCCCCACAACGAGCTCACCGAGCTGGTCTCGCTGCGCGCGGACGCCGCGGTGGAGCCCGTCGGCGCGTCCGGCCGTCGCGTCTGGCTGCACCACGGGAGCTCGATCAGCCACGGCTCCAACGCGCTGACGCCGACCGGCACGTGGCCGGCGATCGCCGCGGCGTCGGTAGGCGTGGACCTGGTGAACCTCGGCTTCAGCGGCAGCGCCCTGCTCGATCCGGCCACCGCGCGCACGATGCGCGACCTGCCGGCCGACGTGATCAGCGTGAAGATCGGGATCAATCTCGTGAATGCCGACCTGATGCGCGTCCGGGGATTCGTCGCGGCGGTGCACGGGTTCCTCGACACGATCCGCGAGGGCCACCCGCACACCCCGCTGCTGGTGGTCTCGCCGATCCTCTGTCCGATCCACGAGGACACGCCCGGTCCGGGCCTCCCTGACCCGTCCACGTTGGGCACGGACGCCGTGCGCTTCATGGCCACGGGGGACCCGGCCGACGTCGCGATAGGGAGGCTGACGCTTCGGGTCATCCGCGAGCAGCTGCGCCAGATCGTCGAGGCCCGCCGCGTGGACGACCCGCACCTGTACCTGCTCGACGGGCCCAGCCTCTACGGCGAGGCTGACGCCGAGGCGCACCCGCTGCCCGACGCGCTGCACCCGAGCGCCGAGACTCACCGGCTCATGGGCGAGCGCTTCGCGAGGCTCGCGCTGGCGCCGGGCGGTCCGCTGGGCTGA
- a CDS encoding alpha/beta fold hydrolase — translation MEPGELHVVRHGEGRPAVVLHGAGVDHREAEACFDPILEAAGLRRIYPDLPGMGRSPAADELHSSDDVLHLMIRFVLAEVGPEPFLLVGHSWGAYLAQAMAARLWEQVAGLALVCPVLPDEQDVPEHRPVVRSNGIGDHVFRGYFVVQTPEMYERYERYVAPAADLVDEEAMERMGENWGLSLAAKPYPGPTLVVAGRRDSTVGYAAAADLLHVHPRATVAVVDEAGHALPHEEPEVLGALIRQWLVRVERARVSG, via the coding sequence ATGGAGCCCGGGGAACTCCACGTCGTCCGGCACGGGGAGGGCCGCCCGGCGGTGGTGCTGCACGGTGCGGGAGTCGACCACCGCGAGGCCGAGGCCTGCTTCGACCCGATCCTCGAGGCTGCGGGCCTGCGCCGGATCTACCCGGACCTGCCGGGGATGGGTCGGTCGCCGGCTGCGGATGAGCTGCACTCGTCCGACGACGTCCTGCACCTCATGATCCGGTTCGTCCTGGCCGAGGTCGGACCCGAGCCGTTCCTCCTGGTCGGTCACTCGTGGGGCGCCTACCTGGCCCAGGCGATGGCGGCCCGGCTGTGGGAGCAGGTGGCCGGGCTCGCCCTCGTCTGCCCGGTGCTCCCCGACGAGCAGGACGTCCCCGAGCACCGGCCCGTCGTGAGGTCGAACGGGATCGGCGACCACGTGTTCCGGGGCTACTTCGTGGTGCAGACGCCCGAGATGTACGAGCGCTACGAGCGGTACGTGGCACCGGCCGCCGACCTCGTGGACGAGGAGGCGATGGAGCGCATGGGCGAGAACTGGGGTCTCTCCCTCGCGGCCAAGCCCTACCCGGGGCCGACGCTCGTCGTCGCGGGGCGGCGCGACTCGACCGTGGGATACGCCGCGGCGGCCGACCTGCTGCACGTCCACCCGCGCGCGACGGTCGCGGTGGTGGACGAGGCCGGTCACGCGCTGCCGCACGAGGAGCCCGAGGTGCTGGGCGCCCTGATCCGGCAGTGGCTGGTCCGGGTGGAGCGCGCAAGGGTGTCGGGCTGA
- a CDS encoding NAD(P)-dependent alcohol dehydrogenase: protein MRAVVQDRYGGPEVLRVEDVPVPSPAAGQVLVRVAATALNLSDWECLTGSPLYARIGGLRAPARPTLGSDIAGVVESVGEGVTRFRPGDRVFGDNLALKGGFAELALAPESALAPLPQGLGFVEASTIPQAGAIALQGMARVRPGARVLINGAGGGSGTFAIQLAKQRGAHVTAVDHASKLDHMRSLGADEVIDYEREDFTRGQPNDLVLDLFAHRSVFAYRRSVTRGGTYRCVGGSVGTLLRVLTAGSVLGLATGRSLGVLVVKEGPEHFLPLADLVTAGDVRVHVDRTFTLDEVPEALAHVGAGRALGKVVVTP from the coding sequence ATGAGAGCCGTGGTCCAGGACCGCTACGGCGGGCCTGAGGTGCTGCGCGTCGAGGACGTGCCCGTGCCGTCGCCGGCCGCGGGGCAGGTCCTGGTCCGGGTAGCGGCGACGGCGCTGAACCTCAGCGACTGGGAGTGCCTGACCGGGTCACCGCTCTATGCGCGGATCGGCGGTCTGCGCGCGCCCGCGCGACCGACGCTCGGCTCGGACATCGCGGGGGTCGTGGAGAGCGTGGGAGAGGGTGTCACCCGCTTCCGCCCGGGAGATCGGGTGTTCGGCGACAACCTCGCGCTCAAGGGCGGGTTCGCCGAGCTCGCACTCGCACCGGAGTCCGCGCTGGCGCCGCTGCCGCAGGGACTCGGCTTCGTGGAGGCCTCGACGATCCCGCAGGCCGGCGCGATCGCGCTCCAGGGGATGGCGAGGGTGCGGCCGGGCGCCCGCGTCCTGATCAACGGAGCAGGTGGCGGCTCGGGCACCTTCGCGATCCAGTTGGCGAAGCAGCGAGGCGCCCACGTCACCGCCGTCGACCATGCCTCGAAGCTCGACCACATGCGCTCGCTCGGCGCCGACGAGGTGATCGACTACGAGCGCGAGGACTTCACCCGCGGGCAGCCGAACGACCTCGTGCTCGACCTCTTCGCGCACCGCTCCGTCTTCGCGTACCGCCGTTCGGTCACGCGCGGAGGCACCTACCGCTGCGTCGGCGGCTCGGTCGGCACCCTGCTGCGGGTGCTCACGGCGGGATCGGTCCTCGGTCTTGCGACGGGTCGCTCCCTCGGCGTGCTCGTCGTGAAGGAGGGCCCGGAGCACTTCCTGCCGCTCGCGGACCTCGTCACCGCCGGCGACGTGCGGGTGCACGTGGACCGCACGTTCACGCTCGACGAGGTGCCCGAGGCGCTCGCGCACGTCGGCGCGGGTCGCGCCCTCGGCAAGGTCGTCGTCACGCCGTAG
- a CDS encoding DUF6069 family protein: MSRAAVAQAVRPRLGRVALTGIVATVVAAAVTTAGGALAKAAGVDFEIPDGGESIPVAGFTSVTTMLSLAGVAMALGLARWSPRPAAWFVRVAVTLTAVSLVPPLVVGASAATALALIALHLVAAAVMIPALARALR; encoded by the coding sequence GTGAGCCGCGCGGCGGTGGCGCAGGCCGTGCGCCCGCGGCTGGGCCGGGTCGCCCTCACCGGGATCGTCGCGACGGTCGTGGCGGCGGCCGTCACCACGGCCGGCGGCGCGCTCGCGAAGGCGGCGGGCGTCGACTTCGAGATCCCCGACGGTGGCGAGTCCATCCCGGTCGCCGGGTTCACGTCGGTGACGACCATGCTCTCGCTGGCCGGAGTCGCGATGGCGCTCGGGCTGGCTCGCTGGAGCCCTCGGCCGGCGGCGTGGTTCGTACGGGTCGCGGTGACGCTCACGGCGGTCTCGCTGGTGCCGCCGCTGGTGGTGGGCGCGAGCGCTGCGACGGCGCTGGCGCTGATCGCGCTCCACCTCGTCGCGGCGGCCGTGATGATCCCCGCGCTGGCGAGGGCACTGCGCTAG
- a CDS encoding C40 family peptidase: MAASVLSIAAPAAQAAPVTTSAAATSAVASSTSSPTAAELRKQRILKKKKALKRKKYVIARKKAIKRKRAIIRGKKIMNAAAKQKGTPYRWGGSSPSGFDCSGLVKYAVKKSVKKSMPRVAGAQMKKGKKVSKGDKRKGDLIGFYNGSGVYHIGIYAGDGKIWHSPRPGKSVEKVKIWTGSYKVRRV; this comes from the coding sequence ATGGCCGCGTCCGTCCTGTCCATCGCCGCTCCCGCCGCCCAGGCGGCCCCGGTGACCACCTCCGCCGCCGCGACCTCCGCGGTCGCCTCCTCCACCAGCTCGCCCACCGCGGCCGAGCTCCGCAAGCAGCGCATCCTCAAGAAGAAGAAAGCGCTCAAGCGCAAGAAGTACGTCATCGCGCGCAAGAAGGCGATCAAGCGCAAGCGCGCGATCATCCGCGGCAAGAAGATCATGAACGCCGCCGCGAAGCAGAAGGGCACCCCGTACCGCTGGGGCGGCTCGAGCCCGTCCGGCTTCGACTGCTCCGGCCTCGTCAAGTACGCCGTGAAGAAGTCCGTCAAGAAGAGCATGCCGCGCGTCGCTGGTGCCCAGATGAAGAAGGGCAAGAAGGTCTCCAAGGGCGACAAGCGCAAGGGCGACCTGATCGGCTTCTACAACGGGTCGGGCGTCTACCACATCGGCATCTACGCCGGTGACGGCAAGATCTGGCACTCCCCCCGTCCGGGCAAGAGCGTCGAGAAGGTCAAGATCTGGACCGGCTCCTACAAGGTCCGCCGGGTCTGA
- a CDS encoding GNAT family N-acetyltransferase: MVTLAPAAAGNWRDITRVKAAETQREWVADAAYYLCLSAYDGLWRSYAVQDDDGAVVGHVMWAVDTDDGSHWIGGLVIDAERQGQGLGRATVRALLDLWEREEPSLSGTAYREAALSVAPDNEGALGLYRSLGFVETGEQEDDEVVLRRPRS; the protein is encoded by the coding sequence ATGGTGACCCTGGCTCCGGCCGCCGCCGGCAATTGGCGCGACATCACCCGAGTGAAGGCCGCGGAGACCCAGCGCGAGTGGGTCGCCGACGCCGCGTACTACCTGTGCCTCTCGGCGTACGACGGGCTCTGGCGCTCGTACGCGGTCCAGGACGACGACGGCGCCGTGGTCGGCCACGTGATGTGGGCCGTGGACACCGACGACGGCAGTCACTGGATCGGCGGCCTCGTCATCGACGCCGAGCGCCAGGGGCAGGGTCTCGGTCGCGCCACCGTGCGGGCGCTGCTCGACCTGTGGGAGCGCGAGGAGCCGTCGCTGTCGGGCACGGCGTACCGCGAAGCCGCGCTCTCGGTCGCTCCGGATAACGAGGGCGCGCTGGGGCTCTACCGCTCGCTCGGCTTCGTCGAGACCGGGGAGCAGGAGGACGACGAGGTCGTGCTGCGGCGCCCGCGTTCCTGA